A single region of the Sandaracinaceae bacterium genome encodes:
- the dnaA gene encoding chromosomal replication initiator protein DnaA yields MNDLWESTLLRLQKTISPEAFESWIADIEFGGLLDGQLTLRVPNSFQLEWVHNNYESLVLDLCREEARYTNHAAPTAIVWTVDADLQARATAARSAEPAPPPAQRPPLQGANGRPSTPAAGIQVARPSFTSQSSLPQPPPVADLNPMYSFDNFVVGPSNQLAHAASVAVASSPGTRYNPLFIYGGVGLGKTHLVNAIGHTVLANNPGASILYLSAERFTNEFIWSLQNHRIAQFRERYRSGCDVLLMDDIQFLAGREQTQEEFFHTFNALHHANKQIVVTSDVYPQQIPEMEERLISRFQSGMVADVQAPEVDTRVAILQTKAAGEGIQLSQEVAHFLAQVVKSNVRELEGTLTRLAVLAELRSRPIDMELAREATRTVMPQMDQVTSVEDIQRAVCEYFGVRMADLKGKKRTRSVSHPRMIAMYLCRERLGTSYPDLGSRFGGKDHTTVLSAYKKIGRLLEENDDKVLDAITAVDRKLGL; encoded by the coding sequence ATGAACGACCTGTGGGAATCGACGCTGCTACGTCTCCAAAAGACGATCTCCCCCGAGGCCTTCGAGAGCTGGATCGCCGACATCGAGTTCGGTGGTCTCCTCGACGGTCAACTGACGCTGCGCGTGCCCAACAGCTTCCAGCTCGAGTGGGTCCACAACAACTACGAGTCGCTGGTGCTGGACCTGTGCCGCGAAGAGGCGCGCTACACCAACCACGCGGCCCCCACCGCCATCGTGTGGACGGTCGACGCCGACCTGCAGGCGCGCGCCACCGCCGCGCGTAGCGCCGAGCCCGCGCCGCCACCCGCGCAACGCCCGCCCCTCCAGGGCGCGAACGGTCGCCCATCGACGCCCGCGGCGGGCATCCAGGTGGCGCGCCCGAGCTTCACGTCGCAGTCGTCGCTGCCGCAGCCGCCGCCGGTCGCGGACCTCAACCCGATGTACAGCTTCGACAACTTCGTCGTCGGGCCCAGCAACCAGCTCGCGCACGCGGCCAGCGTGGCCGTCGCGTCGTCGCCCGGCACCCGCTACAACCCGCTCTTCATCTACGGCGGCGTCGGTCTCGGCAAGACGCACCTCGTGAACGCCATCGGCCACACCGTGCTCGCCAACAACCCGGGCGCGAGCATCCTCTACCTCTCGGCCGAGCGCTTCACGAACGAGTTCATCTGGTCGCTGCAGAACCACCGCATCGCGCAGTTCCGCGAGCGCTACCGCAGCGGGTGCGACGTGCTGTTGATGGACGACATCCAGTTCCTGGCCGGCCGCGAGCAGACGCAGGAAGAGTTCTTCCACACGTTCAACGCGCTGCACCACGCGAACAAGCAGATCGTGGTCACGTCCGACGTCTACCCGCAGCAGATCCCCGAGATGGAGGAGCGCCTCATCAGCCGCTTCCAGTCCGGCATGGTCGCCGACGTGCAGGCGCCCGAGGTGGACACGCGCGTGGCGATTCTCCAGACCAAGGCCGCCGGCGAGGGCATCCAGCTCAGCCAAGAGGTGGCCCACTTCCTCGCGCAGGTGGTGAAGAGCAACGTCCGCGAGCTCGAAGGCACGCTCACGCGCTTGGCTGTCTTGGCCGAGCTCCGCAGCCGCCCCATCGACATGGAGCTGGCGCGCGAGGCCACGCGGACGGTCATGCCGCAGATGGACCAGGTCACCAGCGTGGAGGACATCCAGCGCGCCGTGTGTGAGTACTTCGGCGTGCGCATGGCGGACCTCAAGGGCAAGAAGCGCACGCGCTCCGTCAGCCACCCGCGCATGATCGCGATGTACCTGTGCCGCGAGCGCCTGGGTACCAGCTACCCGGACCTCGGCAGCCGCTTCGGGGGCAAGGACCACACGACGGTCCTCAGCGCCTACAAGAAGATCGGCCGCCTGCTCGAGGAGAACGACGACAAGGTGTTGGACGCCATCACCGCCGTCGACCGCAAGCTCGGGCTCTGA
- a CDS encoding sigma-70 family RNA polymerase sigma factor: protein MHWTERYQRERGDRATVAAERLEALVASASVDPELPLPAYVDALARLPVSLDSLSDEAAHELALAVGVAHGSAFSAQVLERDYFSLVAPALTALRLPPAMVDDVGQELRAKLLLGPTPKLVEYAGRGSLRGLIKVSATRTAISMLRKTRREADAVDDERAADDIDALDPERAILKAQYRPAFRASFERAIRGLGARERNLLRLHFVERVTLPQLASMYGVSRATVVRQLAAAREEVATETKRHLGAQLALPVSELESILDLVRSRFDVSVGGLLRTQDERDG from the coding sequence GTGCATTGGACCGAACGATACCAGCGCGAGCGTGGCGACCGCGCGACCGTCGCCGCGGAGCGGTTGGAGGCGCTCGTCGCCAGCGCGTCGGTGGATCCCGAGCTGCCGCTGCCGGCCTACGTCGATGCTCTCGCGCGCCTGCCTGTTTCGCTCGACTCGCTGTCGGACGAGGCCGCGCACGAGCTGGCGCTCGCGGTGGGTGTGGCGCACGGCAGCGCGTTTTCGGCCCAGGTGCTCGAGCGGGACTACTTCTCGCTCGTCGCGCCCGCGCTGACCGCGCTGCGGCTGCCGCCTGCGATGGTGGACGACGTGGGCCAGGAGCTGCGCGCCAAGCTGCTGCTGGGGCCCACACCCAAGCTGGTGGAGTACGCTGGGCGTGGTTCGCTGCGCGGCTTGATCAAGGTCAGCGCCACGCGCACCGCCATCAGCATGCTGCGCAAGACGCGCCGCGAGGCGGACGCCGTCGACGACGAGCGCGCCGCGGACGACATCGACGCACTGGATCCCGAGCGCGCCATCCTGAAGGCACAGTACCGCCCGGCGTTTCGTGCCAGCTTCGAGCGCGCCATCCGCGGACTCGGCGCGCGTGAGCGCAACCTGCTGCGCCTGCACTTCGTCGAGCGTGTGACGTTGCCTCAGCTGGCGAGCATGTACGGCGTGTCGCGCGCGACCGTCGTGCGACAGCTCGCTGCGGCACGCGAGGAGGTCGCCACGGAGACCAAGCGCCACTTGGGCGCACAGCTGGCGCTGCCCGTGTCGGAGCTGGAGAGCATCCTCGACCTGGTGCGCAGCCGCTTCGACGTGAGCGTGGGAGGGTTGCTGCGCACACAGGACGAGCGGGACGGGTAG
- a CDS encoding IS66 family transposase, whose product MATKADLESLTGERGELVDKLVAALAERNAELAARDAELAARDAALAAREAKLDAAAAQIAKQAAQYEALREAYMQLQLELKLLKRKIFIASAERADTTQLQLEFETLTQKLDALAGAMGNPSESDDDPSDESGDSNDPEAKKKRRSKSTGRRRVEEMGLRKETVSLTDPHMEKLVDDGLARRLPEPEASHKLGRKPAEYIHVEILRTTYATLPDENGRTELFTADMPPELLPRCLAAPSVLAEVITDKFSKGLPLYRQEQELLFESVSLDRGTMSRWLDQLGSRFNETIVAAMERDALMSAFCIATDATGFAVQPGKLDDGPRRPCRKGHYFVRIADRDHILFNFTERQRSEDVVTLFKGYGGHIQADACSVYNALFRPADPDAPDDELPTEVGCWSHARRKFFEAAFAKLAIGREGLVYLHKIFEVERRCRAGKPPPSTIKARRLQHLAPLIDEFVDFAKQHYEREKKRRGPARAALGYVVRQEGPLRAVLTDGRLRIDNNWSERELRKVVRIRDAALFAGSTKHAENAGAHLTLIASAKLHHLNPREYIRDLIRVLPCWPEDRYLELAPLVWNQTRARLDPAELAAEVGWITVPDPIPLRRPGEESPAEDRA is encoded by the coding sequence ATGGCGACGAAGGCAGACCTCGAGTCGTTGACCGGAGAGCGCGGCGAGCTCGTGGACAAGCTCGTGGCCGCGCTCGCGGAGCGCAACGCCGAACTCGCCGCACGCGACGCTGAGCTTGCCGCACGCGACGCGGCACTTGCTGCGCGCGAGGCCAAGCTCGATGCCGCAGCGGCGCAGATTGCCAAGCAGGCGGCGCAGTACGAGGCGCTGCGCGAGGCGTACATGCAGCTGCAGCTGGAGCTGAAGCTACTCAAGCGCAAGATCTTCATCGCGTCCGCAGAGCGTGCAGACACCACGCAGCTGCAGCTCGAGTTCGAGACGCTGACGCAGAAGTTGGACGCGCTCGCGGGTGCCATGGGCAACCCGTCCGAGAGCGACGATGACCCGAGCGATGAGAGCGGTGACAGCAACGACCCGGAGGCGAAGAAGAAGCGCCGGTCGAAGTCCACCGGGCGTCGTCGGGTAGAGGAGATGGGGCTGCGCAAGGAGACCGTGTCGCTGACGGATCCACACATGGAGAAGCTCGTTGACGACGGGCTAGCCCGTCGCCTGCCGGAGCCAGAGGCCAGCCACAAGCTCGGACGCAAGCCCGCCGAGTACATCCACGTCGAGATCCTCCGTACGACCTACGCCACGCTCCCTGACGAGAACGGGCGCACCGAGTTGTTCACGGCGGACATGCCGCCCGAGCTGCTGCCGCGCTGCCTCGCGGCGCCGTCGGTGCTGGCGGAGGTCATCACCGACAAGTTCAGCAAAGGCCTCCCGCTCTACCGTCAGGAGCAGGAGCTGCTCTTCGAGAGCGTCTCGCTCGACCGGGGCACGATGAGCCGCTGGCTCGACCAACTCGGCTCGCGCTTCAACGAGACCATCGTCGCCGCCATGGAGCGGGACGCGTTGATGAGCGCGTTCTGCATCGCCACCGACGCCACGGGCTTCGCGGTGCAACCGGGCAAGCTCGACGACGGCCCACGGCGGCCCTGTCGCAAGGGCCACTACTTCGTGCGCATCGCGGACCGCGACCACATCCTGTTCAACTTCACGGAGCGCCAGCGCAGCGAAGACGTCGTCACGCTGTTCAAAGGCTACGGCGGCCACATCCAGGCCGACGCGTGTAGCGTGTACAACGCGCTCTTTCGGCCCGCTGACCCTGACGCGCCCGACGACGAGCTGCCCACCGAGGTGGGGTGTTGGTCGCACGCGCGAAGGAAGTTCTTCGAGGCCGCGTTCGCGAAGCTCGCGATAGGGCGCGAGGGGCTCGTGTATCTGCACAAGATCTTCGAGGTCGAGCGGCGCTGCCGTGCCGGCAAGCCTCCACCGTCCACCATCAAGGCGCGGCGCCTGCAGCACCTCGCGCCCTTGATCGACGAGTTCGTCGACTTCGCGAAGCAGCATTACGAGCGCGAGAAGAAGCGCCGCGGACCTGCCCGCGCTGCGCTGGGATACGTCGTCCGTCAGGAGGGGCCGCTCCGCGCCGTGCTGACCGACGGGCGCCTGCGCATCGACAACAACTGGAGCGAACGCGAGCTGCGCAAGGTGGTCCGCATCCGCGACGCCGCCCTGTTCGCCGGGAGCACCAAGCACGCCGAGAACGCCGGGGCGCACCTCACGCTCATCGCCTCCGCCAAGCTCCACCACCTGAACCCCCGCGAGTACATCCGCGACCTGATCCGCGTCCTCCCATGCTGGCCCGAGGACCGCTACCTCGAGCTCGCGCCCCTCGTCTGGAACCAGACGCGCGCCCGACTGGATCCCGCCGAGCTCGCGGCCGAGGTCGGATGGATCACCGTGCCCGACCCCATTCCGCTGCGCCGCCCGGGCGAAGAGTCGCCCGCGGAGGACCGCGCCTGA
- a CDS encoding nuclear transport factor 2 family protein, with amino-acid sequence MRVEDTLRIHELLFAYSDAIDQQRFDALADVFTVDADIDFRQTGGPRHQLAEMQVFLAQELARYRRLQHFISNVRVRFDERDATRASARSYVLAQHGYLADGKMRFFQLGGEYEDALSRRDEGWRIAARTLHLRWLDGELPQS; translated from the coding sequence ATGCGCGTCGAAGACACCCTCCGCATCCACGAGCTCTTGTTCGCGTACAGCGACGCCATCGACCAGCAGCGCTTCGATGCGCTCGCCGACGTGTTCACGGTCGACGCCGACATCGACTTCCGCCAGACCGGTGGACCACGGCACCAGCTCGCTGAGATGCAGGTGTTCCTGGCCCAAGAGCTCGCGCGCTACCGTCGCCTGCAGCACTTCATCAGCAACGTGCGGGTGCGCTTCGACGAGCGCGACGCCACGCGCGCGTCCGCACGCTCGTACGTGCTGGCGCAGCACGGCTACCTCGCCGACGGCAAGATGCGCTTCTTCCAGCTGGGCGGCGAATACGAAGACGCGCTGTCCCGGCGCGACGAGGGGTGGCGGATCGCGGCGCGCACCCTGCACCTGCGCTGGCTCGACGGTGAGCTGCCTCAGTCCTGA
- the tnpB gene encoding IS66 family insertion sequence element accessory protein TnpB — protein MIPADIEVFVALDPVSLHKSFDTLAGEVQERVGRSPRTGGLFIFFNRRRTALKAIFADGTGLCIFYKRLDRGRFQLPEPIDEGRVVELSEDQLDVLLDGIELPPPRARAKRNTTPSVH, from the coding sequence ATGATCCCGGCCGATATCGAGGTGTTCGTCGCGCTCGACCCGGTGAGCCTGCACAAGAGCTTCGACACCCTTGCAGGCGAGGTGCAGGAACGCGTCGGCCGCTCGCCGCGCACCGGTGGACTCTTCATCTTCTTCAACCGTCGGCGCACCGCCCTCAAGGCGATTTTCGCGGACGGCACGGGCCTTTGCATCTTCTACAAGCGCCTCGACCGTGGACGCTTCCAGCTCCCCGAGCCCATCGACGAAGGACGCGTGGTGGAGCTGAGCGAGGACCAGCTGGACGTGCTGCTAGACGGCATAGAGCTGCCTCCTCCGCGCGCGCGTGCGAAGCGCAACACCACTCCGTCGGTGCATTGA
- a CDS encoding sigma 54-interacting transcriptional regulator yields the protein MSVDPAMLTSVFADPGLTSRRLRRSRVTVVSGPNKGAELVVDRERVTVGRSVICDLVLSDKAVSGTHCELVADEKGVLLRDLDSTNGTSVGDLRIREVWLRQGTLFTVGQTQLRFDPLEGSIDIALSGNETFYDLVGTSTRMREIFAVLEKVAPSDLTVLVRGETGTGKELVARAIHRASKRAAQPLVVQDCSAIPRELVESTLFGHERGSFTGASDRHRGSFEQAHGGTIFLDEIGELPLDMQPKLLRVLENREIRRVGGQKTLPVDVRVVAATNRDLRQMVNEGTFREDLYYRLSVVQVELPSLRERPEDIPLLVRGFLDDFAGRRFPGEEREFSATEEAMRRLQAYPWPGNVRELKNTVERAASLADGFELDRSDFVPASQKSPPMTLPGGRAEELVDEGVPFKEAKQRITDAFEASYLKALLDKYGGNITRSAQAAGLTRYHLRELAKRYGVRDTQV from the coding sequence ATGAGCGTCGACCCCGCCATGCTGACCAGCGTGTTCGCGGATCCGGGGCTCACGTCTCGGCGTCTGCGACGCAGCCGCGTCACCGTGGTGAGTGGGCCCAACAAGGGGGCCGAGCTGGTGGTGGACCGCGAGCGGGTGACCGTCGGGCGGAGCGTCATCTGCGACTTGGTGCTGTCCGACAAAGCAGTGAGCGGAACCCATTGCGAGCTGGTGGCGGACGAGAAGGGCGTGCTCTTGCGTGACCTCGACTCCACCAACGGCACGAGCGTGGGCGACCTGCGCATCCGCGAGGTGTGGCTGCGTCAAGGCACGCTGTTCACCGTCGGCCAGACCCAGCTGCGCTTCGACCCGCTCGAGGGCAGCATCGACATCGCCCTGAGCGGCAACGAGACGTTCTACGACCTGGTGGGCACGAGCACGCGCATGCGCGAGATCTTCGCCGTGCTCGAGAAGGTGGCTCCCAGCGACCTGACCGTGCTCGTGCGCGGCGAGACCGGCACGGGCAAGGAGCTGGTCGCCCGCGCCATCCACCGCGCGTCCAAGCGCGCCGCTCAACCGCTCGTGGTACAGGACTGCAGCGCCATCCCGCGTGAGCTGGTGGAGAGCACGTTGTTCGGACACGAGCGCGGCTCGTTCACGGGCGCGAGCGATCGTCACCGCGGATCGTTCGAGCAGGCGCACGGCGGCACCATCTTCCTCGACGAGATCGGCGAGCTCCCGCTGGACATGCAGCCCAAGCTGCTGCGTGTGCTGGAGAACCGCGAGATCCGCCGCGTGGGCGGGCAGAAGACGTTGCCCGTCGACGTGCGCGTCGTCGCCGCCACCAACCGTGACCTGCGGCAGATGGTCAACGAGGGCACGTTCCGCGAGGACCTCTACTACCGCCTGAGCGTGGTGCAGGTGGAGCTCCCCTCACTGCGCGAGCGCCCGGAGGACATCCCCCTCTTGGTGCGCGGCTTCCTGGACGACTTCGCGGGGCGCCGCTTCCCGGGGGAGGAGCGCGAGTTCTCTGCCACCGAGGAAGCCATGCGGAGGCTGCAGGCCTACCCGTGGCCTGGCAACGTGCGCGAGCTGAAGAACACGGTCGAGCGCGCCGCGTCCTTGGCCGACGGCTTCGAGCTGGACCGCTCGGACTTCGTGCCCGCCAGCCAGAAGTCTCCGCCCATGACGCTCCCGGGCGGGCGCGCCGAGGAGCTGGTGGACGAGGGCGTGCCGTTCAAGGAAGCCAAGCAGCGCATCACGGACGCCTTCGAGGCCTCGTACCTGAAGGCTCTCCTGGACAAGTACGGCGGGAACATCACGCGCAGCGCACAGGCGGCGGGGCTCACGCGCTATCATCTGCGCGAGCTGGCCAAGCGCTACGGCGTGCGAGACACCCAGGTGTGA
- a CDS encoding ribulose-phosphate 3-epimerase: MPRSSKPLRLAPSVLAADFARLGEEVRSVDEGGAEWIHLDVMDGRFVPNITFGPPVVRALRPVTTKVLDCHLMIVEPERYVEDFAAAGADVITVHAETCPHLHRVLQQIRALGKRAGVSLNPHTDEGCLGYVLDLCDLVLVMSVNPGFGGQSFIPAVLPKLERLRRMIDERELDTDLQVDGGVKVGTARQVVAAGADVLVAGSAVFAASDYAAAMRAIRQDCAE, translated from the coding sequence GTGCCACGCTCTTCGAAGCCGCTCCGCCTCGCTCCCTCCGTCCTCGCTGCCGACTTCGCCCGACTGGGCGAGGAGGTGAGGAGTGTCGACGAAGGCGGCGCCGAGTGGATCCACCTGGACGTGATGGACGGCCGCTTCGTGCCCAACATCACGTTCGGTCCGCCCGTCGTCCGGGCGCTGCGTCCGGTCACCACCAAGGTGCTCGACTGTCACCTCATGATCGTCGAGCCTGAGCGCTACGTGGAAGACTTCGCGGCGGCCGGGGCAGACGTCATCACGGTACACGCCGAGACCTGCCCGCACCTCCACCGCGTGCTCCAACAGATCCGCGCGCTGGGAAAGCGCGCCGGCGTCTCGCTCAACCCTCATACGGACGAGGGGTGCCTCGGATACGTGCTGGACCTGTGCGACCTCGTGCTCGTCATGAGCGTCAACCCCGGCTTCGGTGGCCAGTCCTTCATCCCGGCCGTGCTCCCCAAGCTCGAGCGGTTGCGGCGCATGATCGACGAACGTGAGCTCGACACGGACCTCCAAGTGGATGGGGGGGTGAAGGTGGGCACGGCACGCCAGGTCGTCGCGGCAGGCGCCGACGTCCTCGTCGCGGGGAGTGCGGTCTTCGCGGCATCCGACTACGCTGCGGCCATGCGAGCCATCCGTCAGGACTGCGCGGAATGA